Proteins found in one Epinephelus fuscoguttatus linkage group LG4, E.fuscoguttatus.final_Chr_v1 genomic segment:
- the LOC125887424 gene encoding hyaluronidase-4 gives MPVVPVGGTSSSHHVVPVALTCSWLLLLFHAAFGQKPAKLPLIGRKPFIAAWNAPLDMCTIKYNVTTNADRLFHIHGSPRADWTGQNVTIFYANRLGYYPHYTPQGTAVHGGLPQNCSLDQHLFKAYQDINHFIPSEDFRGLAVIDWEFWRPQWSRNWHKKDIYRRKSRELTAKAYVNVTAAQVEELARRRFEKSAKAFMQRTIQLGTRLRPNGLWGFYLYPDCHNYNLHEQNYTGLCPLLERLRNNELQWLWNSSTALFPSVAIRKTHTNSISNLHFSQHRIRESLRIASLTSKEYDLPTYVYLRLGYRDEALAFLTMKDLIHTVGESAALGAAGFVIWGDLNLTSSRHNCTKVKTFLSHRLGLYITNVTRAAEVCSDFLCQGNGRCIRRDPLAHHYLHLSASSYHIRPTDNGDFTVTGWHSQHELELLTERFRCHCYEGHEGERCDSINKVKEDDGPWREEEEDEQERRRTEWEDEQGEGWEGGESEAPLIGCSLHLMVLMLLLNLWLVKTVV, from the exons ATGCCTGTGGTGCCAGTGGGCGGGACATCCTCCTCCCACCACGTCGTACCTGTCGCTCTCACCTGCTCCTGGCTGCTCCTGCTCTTCCACGCCGCCTTTGGACAGAAACCTGCCaagctgcctctgattggccggAAGCCTTTCATCGCTGCCTGGAATGCCCCGTTGGACATGTGCACCATCAAATACAATGTCACCACCAACGCTGACCGCCTCTTCCACATCCACGGGAGCCCACGTGCTGATTGGACGGGGCAGAATGTTACGATTTTCTACGCCAACCGGCTGGGCTACTATCCCCACTACACGCCGCAGGGCACCGCTGTGCATGGCGGCCTGCCGCAGAACTGCAGCCTGGACCAGCACCTGTTCAAGGCCTACCAGGACATCAACCACTTCATCCCCTCAGAGGACTTCCGTGGCCTGGCCGTCATTGACTGGGAGTTCTGGCGGCCTCAGTGGAGCCGAAACTGGCACAAGAAGGACATCTACCGACGCAAGTCGAGGGAGCTGACCGCCAAAGCGTATGTCAACGTGACAGCAGCACAGGTGGAGGAGCTGGCACGGCGGCGGTTTGAAAAGAGCGCCAAGGCGTTCATGCAGAGGACTATCCAGCTGGGGACACGCCTTCGCCCCAACGGCCTCTGGGGTTTCTACCTCTACCCCGACTGCCACAACTACAACCTGCACGAGCAGAACTACACGGGCTTGTGCCCTCTGCTGGAGAGGCTGAGGAACAACGAGCTGCAGTGGCTGTGGAACAGCAGCACGGCGCTCTTCCCCTCCGTTGCGATCAGGAAAACTCACACCAACAGCATCAGCAACCTGCACTTCTCCCAGCACAGGATCCGAGAGTCGCTCCGCATTGCCTCACTGACCTCCAAGGAGTACGACCTCCCCACTTATGTGTACCTGCGGCTGGGCTACCGAGACGAGGCCCTGGCCTTCCTCACCATG aAAGACTTGATCCACACCGTCGGGGAGAGCGCTGCTCTGGGAGCTGCAGGATTCGTCATCTGGGGGGACCTGAACCTGACCTCATCCAGG CATAACTGCACCAAGGTGAAAACCTTCCTGAGCCACCGCCTCGGCCTGTACATCACCAACGTGACACGTGCCGCTGAGGTCTGTAGTGACTTCCTGTGTCAGGGGAACGGCCGCTGCATCCGTCGGGACCCCCTCGCCCATCATTACCTCCACCTGAGTGCCTCCAGCTATCACATCCGGCCCACTGACAACGGGGACTTTACTGTCACTGGGTGGCACTCGCAGCACGAACTGGAGCTGCTGACGGAGAGGTTTCGCTGCCACTGCTACGAAGGCCACGAGGGCGAGCGCTGCGACAGCATCAACAAAGTGAAGGAGGATGACGGGccatggagggaggaggaggaggatgagcaGGAGAGGCGGAGGACAGAGTGGGAGGATGAGCAGGGTgaagggtgggagggaggggagagtgAGGCGCCGCTGATCGGCTGCAGCCTTCACCTGATGGTGCTGATGCTCCTGTTGAACTTATGGTTAGTAAAGACGGTCGTATGA